The sequence below is a genomic window from bacterium.
GTGCGGGCTCTGTGATCAGCGTGTCGAAGTCAACGTCGAACGATTGCTCCACGACCTGCGTGGCAACGAGGATCAGCCGCCGGGGCCGGCCCCTGTTGGCCGGACCAACGAGTTCGAGCAGCCTCTTGGAGCGATCACGCCTCACGCCGTGCGGCATGCGGGAGTGGAGGATCTCGACGCTCTCGCCCGGGACGAGCGTCTCATCCAAGCGCCGCAGCGCCCAGTATGTGGCACAGGCGGCCCGCACGGTCGAACAGACCACGAGCACGCACTCGCCGGGGAGCGAAGCCGCGACGGCCCGCTCGGCCCTGCGGTCCGGTGCCGCCGCCTCGGGAACATCCTCGGTCTCGACGCGCAACCTCCAATTGCTCCGAGGCGAGACGTCAGCCTTCGACCATCCGTCAGCAGCAGTCCATGCGACCCAGCCCGGGTAGCCGACACCGCCGGGAGGCTCCGCGTCGCCTGCAAGCACCGGATCTCCGCTCGCATGTCCGGCTCCCGCGTTGGTGCCGCGCCGACCCCCTTCCTGGTAAGCCGAGGCGAGTTCGGCCACACGGTTCGGCGGCAGTGTCGCCGACAGGATTACCACCGGTGCACCGAGCGCAGCGAGCCACTCAACCGCGCGCCCTAGCAACTTCCTCATGTACGGATCGAGGGCGTGAGCCTCATCGACGATCAACGTTCCGCAGGCTGTCGCGAGGAGCCTCACCGGCGAGTGCTTCGCCTTCAGCGCTCCCAGCAGCACCTGATCGACTGTGCCCACCCCGAACGGCGCGAGCAGCGCCTTGCGGGTGCCTGACATCCAATTGGCCGCCGAACGCACCGCGTCTCGATCGTCGGAGATCGGCACGGAGCCCGAGTCATACAGGATGGACTGCGAGTGGACCCTTCGGAGGCTGTGGCCTTCATGCGAGAGGCGATCGAGGTAGCTCTGCAGCCGCTCGTGGAGGCCTTCAACCGTTGCCACAGTCGGCATGGCGAAGAAGAACCCGTGCCTGCCCGACGCCTCAGCGAACCGCTCAGCTGCGATGAGTCCTGCCTCCGTCTTCCCGTCGCCCGTCGGCGCGCAAATGAACGCAATCCCGGGTGCCGAAGGACAGAACTTGTCCACGAGGCTCGCCTGTAGATCGGTCCATGCTGCCCGATCCGAATCGAACATGGCGGCGGCGTTCGGGACTCTGCGCACAGCCGGGGCCGTCAACCCGTTCTTGGCCAAGTGCAGGCTGGCCAGCTCCGAAGCGCGCTCGTAGTGGGCGAGCGGATCCCATGAGACCGGGTGGTCGCCAAGATGCGCCTGTTGACGCTCGATGAGTTCCGAAGAGGAAGCGATCCAGTCAGCTAGAACGACGACTGCGAGCGTCACCGATGCCGCAGGGGTAGGAAGCCTGATGTCGGGAAGCTCGCCCACGACCTCGTCAAGGATCTCCCACAAGCGGCTGCGCTGCCTCAGCAGCTCATCAGGCGGGTCGTCGTCAACCAACCCAGCGCCGCCCACAAGGCGAAGCCATTTCTCCTGGAGTGGACGGATCGTGCCGTGGTGCCCTCCGACGATCTGAGCGGCGCGATGGCGGTCTCTATGATGGTCCAGCCGGTCCCAGGCCAAACATGCCCCTACCTGATCGTGCGCCCCCACGCCTGACCGATCCTGTCGTCCGCGCGCCCAATCCGGGCATGCGGTAGCGTCGCCGTCCTGGAACCCGCACGAGGCCTTGCCGATGTCGTGCCAACCCGCCAGCACCGTCACCGTCTGCGCCCATTCAGCGGGCGTCGATTCCATCCACCGAGCGGCTCGTTTCGCAAGCGAATCCGGAACGAAGCCCGTGGCAACGACCTGCGCTGCTGCGGCCGCGTCCAACAGATGAGCTATCAGAGGATACGGCGTGTCAAGTCCGCGCGACTTCCCCCAAAGCGCAAACGGCGCCGAAGCTGACTCCAATGAACCAACCCCGCCACCACGGTTGAGCACCGATGGGGTCGAGGGCTCGCAGGAACTCGGAGAGCCCATCAGCGCCCGAATCCTCGTAGGGGTTTTCGCACGGCGGTCAGGTTAGGTCAGGGGTACGACACAGGTGGCTCCATCAGTGTGGTCGCTCGCGTCGACAGCGGCGTGAGGTCCTCCCTCCAACGAGGAGGTCCTCCTCTTCGTTGTTGGGCGGTCGGCATTTCCCTCCGGTTGACCGGTCAGGCGGCGTTCGGCTACGGGACGGGTCCGTGC
It includes:
- the cas3 gene encoding CRISPR-associated helicase Cas3' — translated: MGSPSSCEPSTPSVLNRGGGVGSLESASAPFALWGKSRGLDTPYPLIAHLLDAAAAAQVVATGFVPDSLAKRAARWMESTPAEWAQTVTVLAGWHDIGKASCGFQDGDATACPDWARGRQDRSGVGAHDQVGACLAWDRLDHHRDRHRAAQIVGGHHGTIRPLQEKWLRLVGGAGLVDDDPPDELLRQRSRLWEILDEVVGELPDIRLPTPAASVTLAVVVLADWIASSSELIERQQAHLGDHPVSWDPLAHYERASELASLHLAKNGLTAPAVRRVPNAAAMFDSDRAAWTDLQASLVDKFCPSAPGIAFICAPTGDGKTEAGLIAAERFAEASGRHGFFFAMPTVATVEGLHERLQSYLDRLSHEGHSLRRVHSQSILYDSGSVPISDDRDAVRSAANWMSGTRKALLAPFGVGTVDQVLLGALKAKHSPVRLLATACGTLIVDEAHALDPYMRKLLGRAVEWLAALGAPVVILSATLPPNRVAELASAYQEGGRRGTNAGAGHASGDPVLAGDAEPPGGVGYPGWVAWTAADGWSKADVSPRSNWRLRVETEDVPEAAAPDRRAERAVAASLPGECVLVVCSTVRAACATYWALRRLDETLVPGESVEILHSRMPHGVRRDRSKRLLELVGPANRGRPRRLILVATQVVEQSFDVDFDTLITEPAPVAALLQRAGRVRRFRPPPAGEAVGAHVVWPTGQCGAPRFGSPVYPKAELMATRACLTSGESARTLEVRVPEHVPDLVTRADPEDASGFDFDESVAAEAEEATLAQLVRVDYDKAEGIKWAIPTATHDSPLVGLTGTLDSDDTHPGTRHRAAQVLVVPAEPNGESWTLAGGESLSRNPSIAPARGLVAAAFDAAIPVSYPDDSWVSAMPRLSGGWGRTPLAGAVVLDTSCEQVEAGGYALRLCDETGLTVETVGS